In Lycium ferocissimum isolate CSIRO_LF1 chromosome 11, AGI_CSIRO_Lferr_CH_V1, whole genome shotgun sequence, a single genomic region encodes these proteins:
- the LOC132037029 gene encoding uncharacterized protein LOC132037029, producing the protein MARDRNQDKSSDDVEGKLSLIQEQLQKLMEGMVNMNNRNVQSDKELLEIKQAIGGMKMKEKEVEPCREESSLGGDCSRPVNIGKEFHNGASHGNFFTRYSRLEFPRFSGQYLRIWLYKVDHFFTMDEVPYDQRVKVTSVHLDGEAIAWHRSFIKSRNTISDPSWTEYVLALNERFGDGFEDPMEAIKNLQQIGSVRDYQAEFDRLLTGVNLSNENAISYFLGGLKPELNKSIRIQALKSLLQAFKTARLQEEVFEAQAVSWGIKPYTKNQNPIMPNPSIPKYPNF; encoded by the coding sequence ATGGCTCGGGACAGGAATCAGGACAAATCTTCAGATGATGTTGAGGGTAAACTGTCTCTAATCCAAGAACAGTTACAAAAACTAATGGAAGGAATGGTTAACATGAACAATAGAAATGTTCAGAGTGATAAAGAATTACTGGAGATCAAACAAGCTATTGGTGGtatgaaaatgaaggaaaaggaGGTTGAACCTTGCAGGGAAGAATCTTCATTGGGTGGAGACTGTTCAAGACCAGTAAATATTGGTAAAGAATTCCACAATGGAGCATCACATGGTAATTTCTTTACTCGATATTCTAGGTTAGAATTTCCTAGATTTTCTGGGCAATACTTAAGAATATGGTTGTATAAGGTAGATCATTTTTTTACTATGGATGAAGTTCCTTATGATCAAAGGGTAAAGGTTACCTCTGTTCACTTAGATGGTGAAGCTATAGCATGGCATAGATCCTTCATTAAGTCCAGGAACACTATTTCAGATCCTTCTTGGACCGAATATGTTCTTGCTTTGAATGAAAGGTTTGGGGATGGATTTGAAGATCCAATGGAAGCTATTAAAAATCTTCAACAAATTGGTAGTGTAAGAGACTACCAAGCTGAATTTGACAGATTATTAACTGGGGTTAATTTGTCAAATGAGAATGCCATCAGCTATTTTTTAGGGGGATTAAAACCTGAACTAAATAAGTCTATCAGAATTCAAGCACTAAAATCCTTGTTACAAGCCTTTAAAACTGCTAGACTTCAAGAAGAAGTTTTTGAAGCCCAAGCAGTATCCTGGGGGATTAAACCTTATACTAAAAACCAGAATCCTATCATGCCCAATCCTTCAATTCCTAAATAcccaaatttctag